A single Elaeis guineensis isolate ETL-2024a chromosome 15, EG11, whole genome shotgun sequence DNA region contains:
- the LOC105058612 gene encoding sm-like protein LSM1B, with protein sequence MSWAGPEDIFLSTSLASYLDKKLLVLLRDGRKLLGILRSFDQFANAVLEGACERVIVGDLYCDISLGLYVIRGENVVLIGELDLEREELPPHMICVSAAEIRRAQKAERDATDLKGSMRKRMEFLDLD encoded by the exons ATGTCGTGGGCTGGACCGGAAGATATCTTTCTATCTACCTCGCTTGCGAGTTATCTTGACA AAAAGCTTCTTGTCTTACTACGTGATGGAAGAAAGCTTCTGGGAATTCTTCGCTCTTTCGACCAATTTG cAAATGCTGTTCTTGAAGGTGCTTGTGAGCGAGTAATTGTGGGAGATTTATATTGCGATATCTCTTTAGGTCTATATGTGATTCGTGGAGAGAATGTTGTGTTAATTGGAGAACTG GACTTGGAGAGAGAGGAGCTTCCTCCCCATATGATTTGTGTTTCAGCTGCAGAGATCAGAAGG GCTCAGAAAGCAGAAAGAGATGCTACAGATCTGAAAGGTTCCATGAGAAAGAGAATGGAGTTCTTGGATCTGGACTGA
- the LOC105058613 gene encoding protein NEGATIVE GRAVITROPIC RESPONSE OF ROOTS, which yields MGVLSWVQKKFNGKQEKHRSDVGSSSARHTSMQDACKEEFSDWPQVLLSIGTFGNKELKEDPQRHEPSENLDSSQNLPDFTSEEVRKLQKELIKLLSGKSKAGTNGLEVGEEERANLPLNRFLNCPSSLEVDRTASLRLHDDLDNNNGDLSPTTKIILKKAKDLLFDNGDAIKKKSLTFLLKKIFVCRSGFSPAPSLRDPIPESRMEKILRTLLHKKIYPRSSASSSSTRKYLEEKPMEKVQAEEKEEKGEDRCKWVKTDSEYIVLEI from the exons ATGGGG GTTTTGAGTTGGGTGCAAAAAAAGTTCAACGGGAAACAAGAGAAGCACAGATCCGATGTAGGTTCGAGTTCAGCTCGTC ATACCTCAATGCAAGATGCTTGCAAAGAAGAATTCAGTGATTGGCCGCAAGTTTTGTTGTCGATTGGAACGTTTGGCAACAAAGAGTTGAAGGAAGACCCACAGAGACATGAGCCCTCAGAAAACTTGGATTCATCTCAAAATTTGCCAGACTTCACATCAGAAGAAGTGAGAAAGTTACAAAAGGAGCTAATAAAACTATTGTCTGGCAAGTCAAAAGCTGGCACCAATGGACTAGAggtgggagaagaagagagagccaATCTCCCACTGAATAGATTTCTAAACTGCCCATCAAGCTTGGAGGTCGATCGAACTGCTTCCCTAAGGCTACATGATGATCTGGATAACAACAATGGCGACCTCTCGCCAACAACcaagatcatcttaaaaaaagcAAAAGATTTGTTGTTCGACAACGGCGATGCAATTAAGAAAAAATCACTCACATTTCTTCTTAAGAAAATTTTTGTATGTCGAAGTGGCTTCTCACCAGCTCCGAGCTTAAGGGATCCCATTCCAGAGTCAAGGATGGAGAAG ATCTTGAGGACATTGCTTCATAAGAAAATATACCCTCGAAGCTCTGCTTCATCATCTTCGACGAGGAAGTACTTGGAGGAGAAACCCATGGAGAAGGTGCAGGCAgaggaaaaggaggagaaagggGAGGATCGATGCAAGTGGGTCAAGACTGATTCAGAGT ATATTGTTCTGGAGATCTAA